A segment of the Chlorocebus sabaeus isolate Y175 chromosome 15, mChlSab1.0.hap1, whole genome shotgun sequence genome:
CGTGGTGCCACGGGCGAGAGTGAAAGGCTCTATTGCTTAGGCCACTGTCATCAGGTTTCGGTAGCACGGAACCAAAGGCAGTCCTAAATGGTTCAGGAGGCATTATCATATACCCTGCTTAAGAGCATGGTCCTGCGTGTGAAATGGGCACAGTGggagtcccagctctgctgcaCACCAGCAGCCACGTGGAGCCTCAGACGAACTACTCCTGTGGTTCCCTTTTCTGTAAAAGTGGGAATGACAGTAGTTTCTCACTACCGTCTCAACGTATAACACCAGGGTAACCAACTTGTTCCAGTTTGCCTGggactttcctgttttttaagcACTGAAAGCCCCTCATCCTGGGAAACTACTCAGTGTCAGGCAAACCTGGACAACTGCTCAACCTATTAAAACACCCTCAAACTACCCTGCTTCCTTTACAGATGGAAGACTGAAAAATTGTGTTGATGCTGCTCCCTAGTGGTtgaatgtaatgtaatgtaactGCTGCAAAGATACATTTTACATTGTAAGTTTTCTTAAGAATAGCAAGCCACAGATGGTTGGAGGCAGAGTTGGAATATTCCCCTAACCGTTTAGATTTAAATGTAGAACTACTTTAACCCCATTATATTATTCATCGATATTTGCCAGCAAATATAGTATCTGGTAGGACTACTGTGAAGATTAATGAAATGGTGTAAATGTTCCCATGGTATCTCATATAGTggtggtttttgtattttttggtttttttgagacagggtcttactctgtcacccacgtggagtgcagtggcacaatcacagctcaatgcagcctcaacccctGTGGGTTTAaacaatccttccatctcagcctcccaaggagctgggaccacaggcatgtgccaccactcccagctaattttttaaattttttgtagagatagcatctccctatgttatccaggctcatctcaaattcctgggctcaagcagtcctcccgcctcagcctgtcaatgtgctgggataacaggcatgagccaccgtgcccggctgttaAGTGCTCTTCAGTTCACTGGTATCGTGTGAACATGAGTTAGACTCAGCTCTGACTCTTCCTTTGAAAAAGTGACTTCAACCCCTGCCGGCCCCCCGAGTCGCCGCCTGTTTTCCTCATTCACATTAGGGAACTAGGACTTTCCTCAGAATGTTGTGAAGATTGATGAAGAAACACTTGTGGAACCCATGTAGTTGGCACTACATGGCAACTTTACTGCTGACAAAGTTGTCCAGAAGGCAGGTCTCAGGCCGTCCCTCTGCTGAAGGGCTCTGTAGCTCTCAGGAGCTGAGCTGGCCCTCAGGGATGCCTTCTCCTCACCAGGACCAGTCTCCGCTGGCAGTCGGGCTTCGAGAAGGCCTGCCCAGCTGCTCTGATGCGTTCAGCCGCTTCCTCTTCAGCAGAAGCTATTACTCATCTGAGCTGGCTGCTGGGCAGGCACAAATACAGGGGGACAACCCAAACCTTCAGTTCAGTGGCCTTGGGCAATGGGAGTTAACTGGTGTTTAGGCCAGAGCTCTGTGCTGGCTGCTCTTAAAGCCACAACTGCAACATAAACGCCAGCTATTTTCTGCTACTTGTGGTTGTGTTTAAACACACAGGGGCACACCCACCCTTGTCTGGGCTGCTAAATCTGTTCAGAAGGCTTCCCAGAGATTCAGAGAAACGGAAGCATGTATCTCTGCCTCTCTCTAATCAGTCCTTAAGACTTCTGGAAAAAGGAATCACCTAAATCTTCCAGAAAGTCTAATTCTGCTATGGCTATGAAAACCCTCAAATAGGCTTAATAGCAATATTAGATTAAGTTCCTCAATTTCGTTTAAAGTGAAGTTAGAGAAAGAATATACTTacaccaggctgggcacggtggctcatgcatgtaatcccagcactatggaaggcagaggcgggtgggagttcaaaaccagtctgaccaacatggagacaccctgtctctactaaaaatacaaaattagctgggcgtggtggcgcacacctgtaatcccagctactcaggaggctgacacaggagaattgcttgaacctgggaggcggaggttgcagtgagtcgagatcgcgccactgcactccagcctgggcaacaagagtgaaactccgtctcaaaacaaaaacaaaaacaaaaacttacatCAATAAATACCTGAAGCCACAATGAAGAAGTCTCTACTTTGTTCTGTGTAAAGCCTTGTAGTCCTGTTTTTAGTACCTTGGTTTTAAGTTTCATGGATTTTtagtgagatttaaaaaatatgtctaatctataccatgaaatattattcagtggcTATAAAGAGTCATCTACATTTATacacaatcaatcaatcaatcatctatcatcTTAACATGGATATATCTTTAAGATATACCGTTAAGGGAAGCAAATTAGTGAGAAATACTTCTAAGACATACTATTAAAAGACACaagttaatactttttttttttttgagacggagtcttgctctgtggcccaggctggagtgcagtggcgcgatctcagctcactgcaagctccacctcccgggttcacgccattgtcctgcctcagtctcccgagtagctgggactacaggtgcctgccaccatgcctggctaattttagtagccatggggtttcaccgtgttagccaggatggtctccatctcctgacctcgtgatccgcccaccttggcctcccaaagtgctgggaatacaggtgtgagccaccgcgcctggccaataaaaagtatttttaaaggaaaaatatttttaagggaaacaagtcatacacacacatatattatatttacatatataaaaaatgatcTAGTTCCTATTAAAAACTACATATATTTCTGAATCTGCATGGAACTTTTCCAGAAGAATATCTGTCAGACAGCTCACAACGTTACCTCTGGAGGCAGGATTAGATGAGAACATCACTTCTGAAGTTGTTTTTCAGTATTGGTTATTTTCTAGTGGGCATGTATTAATCATAAAAACAAGGAAGCTAAATTATGCATGTATACACCCAGGCCTGTCATGAATTAAGTCATTAGACCACTGCCCAGAAACCAAGGCCTATGACTGTGTCTGCTGATCTCACCTCTGTGCCTAGTGTTTGTAATGGAATGAAGTGTCTCGGAACTTGATAGTGAGGAAGATATTTTAATGCTGTGTGTACCAGTGTCCTAGAAGACAAAACTTTTATCTACACTTCTGATGTTGACTCTTAGCCACAATATTTACTTTTACCAACAGATACtatctattgatttttaaaaaaatcttctgagtcacttttatttttaaatcttcaagcTGTGTTTAGCAGTTCTAATTCAGATATATTGtgagtgggaagaaaaaaaaacacagttagTCTTTGAATACTTGAGAGAGAACACAACTTTCAGCAATAAGTGAAGCAgttaaaacaaaattgtaaaatacTGGTTCTCTGCATGACATTTGAATgaagggggaaaaataaaatactggctcTCACTTGAAAATAACTTGAGTGACTTACAGGTACAAACCGTGAGTTGTATAGTATAGGTATTcttcaaaaatttatttatagaaacagaCATATTCAAATGCAACACttgacaaaaacaaagagaaaaagctgGAATGCCAATGACGCCAGAGAATCTCACTTGCACTTCCCATATCTCTGAATTAGCACCATTAGTTCAGAAATCACAGATGTAATCATAATTGCTTCTAATATATAAAACACCTTATAAAGATCTGTAAACTATCTAATAGCAAAGTTCTTCCAAAAAcgtatttaaaaatcaatcagaaTTTACCATTTGAAACTGatgaaaatggtttaaaaatgaaCCCAATTCTACGGCTTGTCAAAGGGAATGAGCCATAATTAACTTTATTGGAAGAAAGTGCCTGAATTCATCTTCTAGCCTCCTTCTAACCACCAAGCAGGTACAGTACACTGAATATTACATCAGGAATAAGAGTCATCTAAAACTggtcttagaaaatattttcctaaactataaaaatactaaatgGCATACAAAAATTTCAGCATATACAGCAAATAGACTACAGCAAATATTTAGAACATACTTAAAACTATCTTGTACCACAATCATCATGAACATCAAGTATTCTTCTAATCAGTTTTCTATGATTCATTCTAATTCAATGTTTATTTGCCCTCAAGTTCTGTTCTAGTGTCAGATACAGACCAAATTCTGTGTTTCTAGCAGAAGTTACTGGAGGAACCATTGAATAATTCTTGGTATTCAACCcgttctcaaagtgctggaagtgCAATTGTAGTATAGCCTATTTTTTAGATCAGGGGTTAGCAAACTACAGCCCAGGAGCCGAATCTGGCCACCATCTGTTTTGTCTGGCCTGGGAACCCAGCTACACATATTCCTTCACATACTGTCTGTGGTTGCTTTCCTGCTTCAGgaacagagttgagtagttatgACAGAGACTGTCTGTGGCTTTTTGGTCCACATAGTCGGAAATATTTGcaatctggccctttacagaaaaagtttgcaacCCCTATTTTAGATAAATCACTTTAAGAAATTCTTAGAAAGGGCAAGGTAAAAATGTCTAGGATTAAAAAATTTTTGGCTGAGGTGTGCTGGTTCTATCACATAGTACCATGGGGCAGGCCGGAGGAGTGCAAACCTGGATTGGTGACTTCGGGTCTTGAACTATATTATTCTGGCATTCTAAGCAAAGTCTGGCTGTGACAAAATACCTTCTATTCCTCTACGAACTGGCCATTTTGTACCAAGAAATTCACATACCACATCACAGCAACGTGCTTACTGTTCAACCCCAACCATCTGTGATTCCCACAAACaatatttagcctttaaaaagcaATAATCTTCTACCCTTAGCAACAGACAGAACTAGAAGTGGACTTTTCCCAGTGCCCTGTATTGGCACAGATTCTATACTGCTGTACTGCATACCTTTTAGAATCCTTCCCTGTGACATGCATCATAGTAATTTGTACTACTGCCACCCAGGGCTACAAACATGTCCCTTTTGACAAAGCGGACCAAGTTTTCAAGCGGGCACATGGGCTTGGCAGAACGCTTGTGGTGGTCTTGGCAGAAAGAGGTGTGGAATGTGACATCGACGCCATTGTAAAGAATCCGGACGGAATGTTCACTGGGCTTTTCTCTGTCTTGCCAAAGCTCAAAGATCAACCTGGCTGCAAACCTTGGGAATCTGGCTTCTGAAAGGCCCAAGGCACTGAGaactggtgacagagtgacatcgTGAGCAGAGTAGAGGGCAAAGAGCTCTTCTTTCCTGCCCTCGGTGGCACGCTGCATCCGGCCGATGGTTTGGTTCAGGATGGGGTGGGCACCCAGGAGAGAATACCCAAGGTACAATTTCTTCTCCCGTCTCTCCCTTTCATCCTCGATCTGATGGGTCTTAATTACCTTGAAGTGCTCCATGTCGACACAGCCATTTCTGGTACAGGGAAAGCTGACATTGTGGCAGAGGTGGCAGAGCATGGAGTCTATGGGGTTGGCAGCTCGAAGCTGCTTGGTGGGGACGTCCACGATCTTGGCCATCTCCCCATAGGTCTTCTCCAGCTGGCTGTTTTTCAAACGTAGGAGGTACTGACGACGCTGCTCCTTTTCCAGATACTGGTTTCTTACCGGGCAATAGCAGCTTCCAGAGCAGAACAGCGCACTTGGCTGGTGCCTGAAATAAATCTTCTTCCAGTCAAAATCTGGGAGAAAGCCATAAAGCAGGGCCAGCCCACTTTGTAGGGTCCGACTTTTCCCAGTGGTCTCTAAATACAGCTGGTCTGCAGACCAATCATTGGGCAGGAGTTTGTGTTTCTTTAGATAGATGTCCCTCAGCAGCTGGCCGTTCTGCAAATGCTGCACGACTCCTGAAACACAAGCACACAAAGCTTTCCTTACTTCCAGCTGAGCAAAAGAAACAGCAAGGGGAGGTGGAATCCGTGTCCAGCTCTGGAGTGTTTTAGGGCAGAGTGTAGTGCAAGAGAATGGCATCCAGCTTGTTTCCCCGTGGTGTGGAAGTTACAAGCTCCAGTTCACAACAGCTTGTGAAGGGAGCCTCTTGGGGGTATCCATGAAGGATGAGCAGAGCGGGGCCCTAGCCTTGGGAACCACGGCCTTTGGACCATCTGCCTCGCACCTGTCCTCCAGACCGGCCTCTTCCCTGGGGAGAGTGTTGTGACTGGTGGGTCTCAGGGTTAGGAGTCGCCCAGCCAGGGGATATCTGTAATTGCATGGGCCTAAGGAGAGGTTTTTCCCTCCTGTCCAGCTTTCCTCCGTGTGCAGGGAGTGCTCAGTGAAACGGCTCAGGCGCAGGCTGACCGCAGATTCCCTGCTTGCTGCTGTCTCCTCACTGCTGGGGAGTCCCCTCCATGACCCCATCCTCCCAGCCTGCCAACCGAATGTTCTCTGATAACCTGCTGGGTACGTTCTGCCTGATCCTGAGGGCTTTACAGACCCGTCAACACACATGCACTCTCTGTATAATATGGAAGAATCTCCTGATACCCAGACAGAATACTTGAAAAAAGCCAAGTGTAGAGCAGTATGTTGATTATGctcctttaaaatgaaaaagagggaaaaataagaaTGTGTATTTGCAGTTGCCTGAGTTTTGCATAAAGAAACTTTGGAATGTGTATAAGAAACTAATCTCAATGGTTCCTTGGGGGTGATGGAGGTACAAAAATGAGGTGGATGGAACATGGGTAGAAGCAAGAATTTAAAGTTTACCTGTTAGTACTGTTTTAGTTTTGAACTATCACAgtataataaattaacttttaaaactggaaaaagcctTATCTTTAAGCAGGAGAAGGCAACCCAAGACAAAAACAAGCTCACTCTCATCCTGTAGGAGGAGGTAACAGGACACAATCTGTCATGGGCATGAGTTCTACACACAGGCCCTGAGACCAGTGACTCCGTTTATCCAGATGTCCAAACAGTATGAAACATCCCACTGCAAAGATGAGACAACTTCAGCTGAAAATTGTGACACAGAGGGAAATACATTCCCCCGGGAAAGGGAACAGCTCAGCAAAACCCACAAAGGATGTCTGGGTCCTACTGTGAATGAAGAGGGCTGAGAGCAGAACTCCCCCAGGAACCCAGGAACTAAAGGCTGGAACAGGCTTTAGCATTTCCAAGACGCTTTGCAAAAAACACGCAAACCGTGAGAGACAAACATTAAGATTCTGTGTCTCGTCCTAGTTCACTGCTGGGCCTATTTTATTTGGTTGGGCCACATAAAGTTAGAGTGCTTACTGCGTGCCAGGgctctctcatttaatcctcagaaaaacaaaaacccaatgaAGAAggtatattattattactatcatccccattttccttattttatagatgaagaaatgaaggccTTGAACCATTCACAGTTAAAAAGTGGCAGAGCTAAAACCCAAGGCCCCATCTGGTCCTAATTTTATGTTCTTAGTCCCTTACATTTTCATGCTGAAATACTAAGTTCTAGCTATTTAGGGCTTCTTATACTTGCCAAACATAGCCTGCATCTTCATGGCTTTGTTCATACTGTTCCCCTTTCTCTCCCTAGAGAAATCCTCCCAGGGCCTGGCTCCAACACCACCTTCTTTGTAGTGCTTTCCTTCGTCTTCTCCCTGGTCAAGTTAAtaattccttcctcttcccatATGCTGCTGGGCCATGACGACATCAACTGCATTTATTGGGAGCCTCTCATATGCCAGCACTGCTCTAGGCACTCTACACATGCTACCTCATCGAATTCACCACCAGCCGCTGGGAAGACAGGCTCCTCCCCATGCtacaggtctgtctgactccaaggcCTGTGTTTACTCTCTAAGGCCCTGCAGTATCCGGCATTACAGGCAGTTGTCTCCACATGCATTGTTTGCTGCAGCTGCAGGCTCCTTTAGGACAGGCAGGAGGGTCCTATTCATCCTGCTACCCCTCTCACACTCAGCAGCTGCCAAAGCATCTTCAACAGGGTAGGCACTCGTGAGCAATCTTATCTTACACAGTTACTGTGGGCTGCCATAAGTGCACCAGGGACAAAAGCTGTTTACAACAGCCATGCATTTTTcatgatatttaaaatagaaataaaagtgacCATTAAAAGAGAATGAGGAAACAGGAGCAGACAGTATTACAAAAATGATTTCTAGAGTAATACTAATTTAGAAACAATGATGATGATAGATGAGTGGAGAAGAAAGATCTGAATGAATGATTAGGTGTGTGAGGACCAACCCCCCAGCCTCTTCTCAGGTAGCAGCTCCTGGATCCAGAGACTGGCACCCTCACCTCCTGTTCTCTGCACAGTCACCCTGACCTGTTAGCCAGGGCTGATGGATGCTAACCCCAGGACCTCaaggattctctctctctcaagaatTTGGATTTGCAAattcatctgtgtgtgtgtggctgggaTTGTAATTCTGTTGATAGACACAGCAAAAAATTAGAGAGAGAAGCAGGGACAAGAGAGCTTTTTTATTCCTGGTTCCAGTCTCTAGAGGTCTGATCAAACTCTTGGTCTTGGAGTCTGTGAGTCATTCCTGAATCCTTATAATGAATTTCCCTTTTTCGCTTGAAGtggtttctgttatttttaaccaGAGAGTCTAACCAGCAGTTCTCAGCAAGAGTGCTACTGCCTTCAGACAGGGCTTGGGGGTGGAGTTATCACAATAATATGGGGAAGGGCATTCTTGGCACCTAGTGGGTGGAGGCTGGGGTCTAGATAGTCTCCAGAAAGGACACATGTCTCTGTCCCACAAAACTTTTGAAGTTTTGAAGACACTCCATCATGTACAAAACATATTTGAGTACTTTAGCCTGTAGAatctaattctgtttttttgtgtctGGAACACAAAACCATTTTTGAATAATATTAATGCTGGCTGAATTTTCCAGAAATACAATATAAACTAAGGAACATCTACACTTTGTTTTGATCAGAATTTCAGAAAAACCATGTCCTAACGTGGTATTAGAGTCACCAATACAGCATCCATCAATCATCTGTATTTGTAGCTGTCAGAGTCATATTTGTGTACAAGCATTTGAagatttcattctattttctagTGTAGCTGTTCTTAAGCATTTATACTGAGACACATATAATTAGGTAATAAatcagtttctttttgtttgttataGCTGGGGACCCTCGtatgacttttaaataattaactgCATAGAAAgattacattcattcatttattgagacacgcctcactctgtcactcaggctgaagtgcagtggcatgatcatggttcactgcagccttgacctcccctgggctcaagtggtcctcccacctcagcacctgagtagctgggactacaggcacgtgccaccatacttggctaattttaaaaaattgtctgtaGAGACGGGGCtccactatgttgctcaggctgctctcaaacccttgggatcaaacgattctcctacctcagcctcccaaagtgctgggattacaggcgcgaggcaccatgcccggctggttatatttaaatttcacttCATGATAGTTGAGGGAGATTGCAAAATAGTTAATTGTGTAATCAAAGAGGGTGTTGGATCTGTTAGGATGAAAACCCTTGTTCTAAAGTAATGCATGTGGAACTAATTGCCAAAGGCTTTTGACACAACTCCTTATCCATGGCTAGTCCTCCAGAGGCTTCAGCTTgctccactctgtcacccagtatCATTCCCCCAATAATAATGGCAAAATCTAAGAGGGCCAACTATAGGACATGGACTTTCCCCCCATCCCCGCTGAGGTCTTAAGAAGCTGATGCAACATGAAAACAGAATGTGGCCAATGGGTCTTCCCAATTCACCCATAAAGGCTGGTGACCAAGCGAAGGTTCTCTGAGGTTCCAGACTGAAGAATCAGAAAACTGAAACCTCTTGAAGGACCACCTGTTCCTCTATTCCCAGCAAAGATGACTCCACAGTTAACTCACCAACCTACCCTGACGGTGAACTGACTGCACATGGTCTGACTAGGGCTGCAGAGGGAAAGCTGCGCTTCTGTGAGGACTCAGCTCAGCCAAACAAACTCCACGCACAGGAGAACTGTGCCACGCATTTTCCTCCCTGAGGTCTTGTACATGAAAACCTATTAGACGTTTTGTTAGAAACATCTGAGAACATGAGATTAGTTAAATAAATGATCAATTGCCCATCCAGAGTGAAAGAATATGGAGCTATCACAAATGATGTCGTGGATAAACAGTTATTCATAGGGAAATATTACCAAAATGTGTTGAGTGGAAAAGTGGGTTATGAAACTGTGTTTAGTAAGATGTGTATGCGCATAAGCACAGGAAGAAGGGTTACTCTTAAGGGTCTATTTCTGTGGTGGAATTACAGTTGCttaaactttttcttccttttacttgtcTTTCCTAATTTATCTTCATGAACACGTATTGTTTTTGTAAGAAGGAGAAAGGTTCTATTTAGTTTTGATAACTCTGATGTTTATTTAGAGGCCCTGGTGACCGAGCTCCTCGCAGAGCCAGTCCTTGCTTATCCCTCTGAGCTGCACAGCACCCCGCCCAGGAGAACTGCTCAGAAGGTATGCAAGCAGAAGAGCGGGTGGGGGAGCCCCCGGGCACGTGGCTGTCACACATACCTGTCTGGGTGAGCTCTCCCATCTCACACAGCGGGTGATTTGGGTAaagaggcaaggagttcaagggGATTTCGAAAGAGGCTCCGGATCCTTTTGACATGTGACTAACGAAAGCTTCCAGTTTTGGGTGATATGGTTTCCTAGAGGGACGGTAGAGAGAGTTAGAGGTCAGAGTGCTACAGAGGAGTCCAAACAGTTTCCAGCTTCAGCGAGCCAAATCCCACCATAACAGGTACCGGCTcaatcactttgcaattccaatTTCATTATTTCTGGACCACTGACACTGACACATGAAATCCCCTTTGTGAGGTCGGCCGGAGTTCCTAACCTCTGCTGAACTCAGTACTGTGGGATTCAGCTTCGCCCTCTACCTTCCGGCTCCCCAGCCTGCACCATCTTCCAGGCTCGCTCTCTGGGAGGTGCCAACACCCACTCAGCAGTCACGCCTAGACTGGGCGTCGTCCCACTCTCTCCATTCCCTGCCCCTGCACATGTTGTCTGCTCCCCATGTCTTGCAGATTCTGCCTCCTGGTGCTTTTCCATCCCCTTCTCCTTCATACTCACAGCTACTACCTGGGTTCTGGCCTCAGGCAGCTTTTGTCTGGCTGGCGATGGGCTCTTTCTTGGTCTTCTTGCTGATTAAGCATGTCCCTCTAATAATCTTGCCTTTTCCACAGCCAGAAGGATTGATTTAAAAGGTAACTCTGACCAGTCACTACCCTTCTCTATCACCACCTTCTGGAAGGGGCCACACACAACTGTCACTTTGTTCTGGCTCCGCCCTGGTACTCACTGGCCCTCTCTACCCTACTGCTGTGCTCTGGCCACACCAAGCCAAAGGCCTGCTTTCCTCCAACACACAACGCACCTCATTCTTCAACACTTCCACCATTTTCCACAAGCTATCCCTTCCTCCTAGAAAATCTACCCTATCCTTTACCAAGGTCGCCCATAATCCTTAATGTTTCTGACCTCTGAAAAATCTTCCTTTAGGAAAATTGTTAACTGAGTAAAATAACCAGGATCTCTTACAATTCACTCCACATTTTGGACATACAACCTCTCATTTAATATAGGGTAATAATAAAGGtcaaaaaaagtttatatatgaGATCTGAGAGTATTTATATTTCTGCCACAAAGTATATGTGGTAAATCTATCTAGTCACTAATATACAATTACCCTGAATCTATGAATATAAACACCTTTTCTTTGAATAATGAAGTATATAAATGaatgtatatacattttccaGCTGAAGAGAAGTGGACAGATAGAGTAGTTCATGACTAAACTCTGTAAGAATCAGCATGAAAAGAAGCAAAGATAAACTGTTCTTATGGCAAACTCCTGCTGTCTGAAGGCCCAATCACCTttgaaagtgctttaaaaatggCTGCCAAAATGAGTTTATTATCTATCAACAAcacaaagctaaaaaaaaaatccatcttttaaaaaatatgtttttaaattagagaaTGCGAATCCAGACATGTAGTATAGTCTAATAAATCACCCTGGATGGCTAAAAGGAGTTATGCCTTTCCATAAAAACAGGGTATGTTATTTTGCCTGACACTAAAGCAcataaatgtttgcaaactggGAAATAAAATGTCCAGACTGACAATGAGGCTGCCAAGAGTAATCCACATAACAAAGGCTATCCACCAACAGGAGTCAAATGTTCTGCGCCAGGCCATTATTTCAGGTTGGAGATTTTTTTGAGGATCTCAGAAAGCTTTGCTGCCAATTTTAGAAATGGAATTTCACAACTGGAAGTGTTTGCTAAGATGACCCAGGTTTTCAGGGCATCTGACTGC
Coding sequences within it:
- the PXYLP1 gene encoding 2-phosphoxylose phosphatase 1, whose protein sequence is MLFRNRFLLLLALAALLAFVSLSLQFFHLIPVSTAKNGVSSKSRKRIMPDPVTEPPVTDPVYEALLYCNIPSVAERSMEGHAPHHFKLVSVHVFIRHGDRYPLYVIPKTKRPEIDCTLVANRKPYHPKLEAFVSHMSKGSGASFEIPLNSLPLYPNHPLCEMGELTQTGVVQHLQNGQLLRDIYLKKHKLLPNDWSADQLYLETTGKSRTLQSGLALLYGFLPDFDWKKIYFRHQPSALFCSGSCYCPVRNQYLEKEQRRQYLLRLKNSQLEKTYGEMAKIVDVPTKQLRAANPIDSMLCHLCHNVSFPCTRNGCVDMEHFKVIKTHQIEDERERREKKLYLGYSLLGAHPILNQTIGRMQRATEGRKEELFALYSAHDVTLSPVLSALGLSEARFPRFAARLIFELWQDREKPSEHSVRILYNGVDVTFHTSFCQDHHKRSAKPMCPLENLVRFVKRDMFVALGGSSTNYYDACHREGF